TTACAATCACGTCCGTTGtctaatgaagaagataaaaaggaaGTTGTTAAGTCTGCAGACAGTGCATTGGGTAAATACACCTCTAGCAGCAAAAAGCTGTTGCACATAGCAGAAGCAGAAACTGTTGGGAAAAATCAGAAAAAGACATTGAGAAAAGGTAAAACAGGTTGTTCTAATGATAATAATTCTTCGGCAGTGAAACTGAAGTTCAGGAGGGGCAAGATAGTTGATCTCCAACAAGAAACCAGCAGCCCTAGGAGGCTGACATTTAGATGGGGACGACATGTGGGTGAAAGCCAGGACAACAAtataagaaagagaatctttaaaaaGAAAGGAGTTGATGGTGACAAAAGTAATACCATCCCTATCTCTGGAAAAATTGTTTTGAGGCATCAGGATGTGCAAGAAAAGAAAGATGTGCAGGGTTTGTTGAATAATGTGATTGAAGAGACGACGAGTAAGCTTGTTGAAACCAGGAAGAGCAAGGTTAAAGCTTTGGTGGGAGCTTTTGAGACAGTGATTTCCCTCCACAATAAACCTTTTGCTGTCACAGTTTCTTGATTAACTAACAGAATTTTATAACAAATAGGAGCAATTGCAAATATAGTGGTTGATATAGCTTTTCTGACCTGGTTTACATATGTTTGTCCTGTTTCTCATTCTTACTCATCTTCTTAACGATTTCTTGATGTTTGC
Above is a genomic segment from Capsicum annuum cultivar UCD-10X-F1 unplaced genomic scaffold, UCD10Xv1.1 ctg62267, whole genome shotgun sequence containing:
- the LOC124893587 gene encoding uncharacterized protein LOC124893587, encoding MRRDGTNKLNLEIVLEKTLHTPKVKASPKSSSHLQSRPLSNEEDKKEVVKSADSALGKYTSSSKKLLHIAEAETVGKNQKKTLRKGKTGCSNDNNSSAVKLKFRRGKIVDLQQETSSPRRLTFRWGRHVGESQDNNIRKRIFKKKGVDGDKSNTIPISGKIVLRHQDVQEKKDVQGLLNNVIEETTSKLVETRKSKVKALVGAFETVISLHNKPFAVTVS